TCCAAATTCAACCTCAGAACACTCACTTCACCACTAGCCCATTCCTGGAATTGTTATCAAGCAAAATTCTCCCCCAGAACCCCAAATTCACCTTGGGGACCCTCACTCCCACCAGAAACTCTGTTGTCAAAACTAACTCTGTTCCACAACCCTTGGCCCTAAATGCAACACATTAGAACCTCCCCTTCACCCGATCTCAGCTCTAGATCCTGGACCCAAAACGCAATTCCAGAACCACCATATTTCAGTTCAGTATCCTGCACCCAACATTCATTTCCAGAACTTTCATTTCAAACAAGGTTCTGGGGTCTTTACCACCCCCTTCAATCCACCTCAGCATCTTCACCGGTCCACATTCCAAATTCGAAATCCCCATAGCTCCCAAACACTAATCTAAAATGGGACTCAAGAACCTTCCAGCTCAAGTGAGCTTCAAAACGTGGCCCCCCTAACTCAGCTCTGGAACCCCTCCTCCTAGGGCAGCTGGAGACCTTTCAAACTTGGATATGCAGCTGGTGGGCTGCATATCCAAGTTCAGATTCAAGTTCAGAAACCCCAGCTCAGCAGGAATGCCATGCAACTCTGGGATGCTGTGGTTTCCCAAGGACACAAGTCCCTCACCTCACAACCAGAACTATTCATCCTGAATCAGCTCCAGAGTCCTTACCTTCAGCCCCAAGTCCTGACCCTAAACCCAGCGGTACTCCAGGGTCCTGTGGGGTGTGTCTCTCTGAATACAGAATATCTGTCTGCCCAACGCTGTGGGACTACCGCCACCACCACCTTATGCAAGCGGCAGTGTTGAGCGGTGGTCAGGAGTACCAGCTTTAGGGCCtactgcctgggttcaagtccagACTTTGCTGCTGGCTAGCTGTGACATTTGGTGTCAGCTAGTTAATCTCTGCCTGCCTCCGATGGTGCTAAGCTCTCAGAACAGTGCTTGCCTTTTACCTGCAAAGAATTTCTAAAATAGCTTCCATTCTAAAATAACTCATACTTATAGACCGAATGTGTGCGAGGCTGTTTTAGGTCTGACCTAAGGACTCAATAAACAAGAACTGGTGGTGTTAACTGCTGTTACCACGGAGGATGGTAAATCATCCCTCGCTAACCATGAAGAGAGAACTATTGTCCCCATGGATCAGAAgcgggagactgaggctcagagaggatcaCAAAGGAAAGAGTCCATCAGGACCTGAGCGGCCCCTGCCACTATCCCAGTGCGTGTGCGCCCGTGCGCCCCTGCGTGTCCCCGAGTCCCCCGCGGCTCCCCTGATGGGCCGGCCCTTCCTGCCGGCCGGGCGGCCCCACGGCCCCCCTGCCCCGGGCTTCCTGTGACTGCTTGTTTGTTTGTGAGCCctggtggcggcggcggcagcgacGGCGGCGGCAGAAGGAGGGAAATCGTATTAATAATGCCCTGGTTTCCAGCAGGAAACGGCCGTCAGACACGCTCGCCGCCTCCCTCCCTCGCCCAAGAGGCAGGAAACGCACGGACGGATATGCCAGGGCTCGCGGGAGACCTCGGCCCTGCCGGCGGCAGAAAGGGCCAGGGCGGccgtggggggggggtggggggtggggatctCACCTGATGTCCGGGTAGTCCCGCACCAGCACCCCCACCTCCATCTGGATGCTCGGCGTGTCTTCCAGGCGGAGAACTTCGGCCAAACGGGGCACCACGGCGTCCAGCCACGAGGCCTGGGACTCCTGCAGTTAAGAGAGGACCCCGGGCTCACAACCTCGCCCCCAGTCAACGCTTACCCTTTCGTAACCACCCTCTCCCGAGGCCCCGCGGTTTTCTCGTCGGTAAAACCAGGCATAGGGCGGGCTGTAGTCAGAGATTATCTGGAACCTTTGGAAATTTGAAGGAAAATCCGTAATATAATCTACTGTTTGTAGATAACTTGGGGCTCAGGGACAAAATGTTAGCATTGGGGGAAACTGGACAAAGTATGTCATTGATCTCTGCACTCTTTCTTATAACCCCATGTGAACCTACAGTTATCTCCCCACAAATTAacaagaaaattccaaggactctAGGTTAGAAACTTCCCCGGATAGCCTGGGTGAGACTCTTCCGGTCTTGCTGATTGTAACTGGGTACAAATAAGATTTGCTGATTTTAAATGCTTGGATTTGGGAGCGCTCAAGTCCTGAGTTTCTGTCACATTTAGCGACTCTCTGTGCTCGTAATAATAGCTAATGTTCAGGATTCCAGGTCCTAAGCCCCTTTAACTTATCTAATCGCCACAACAACGCATAGGgaccatttttttctcatttgagcCCTGACTGAGCTCTCGCCGCCGCCGGGAGAAAGCCGACTTTTTACCCGCAGAGGGCAGAGATCAGAGTGTTACAGTTGGGTATAAGTTGGGTGAGGGTCTCATTCTAAGCCCCCGCCCCCGGCTATCGAGTCCCCAGATTCCCGGTTTTCCTGGTTTCGGAGCCCCCCGCCCTCTGACCGCACTGACCAGCCGTCGGAACAGCCTCTCCAGCTGCGCGGCGTCCTCCCGGAGCCTTCCGGCCACGCGGCTGCGGGTCCTCGCGGAGCCACAGCGCAGGCGCCCGCGGAACAGGGGCCGCACGTACTCGACGAGCGCCCGCCGGTGCAGCTCGGCCACCAGCGCCTGGGGACCCGGGAAGCCGCGAGGGAGTGTGAGCTGTTGATGACCCTCTCTCCCCGCTTCCCACCCGCCCGCGCCCACTCCGGGTACCCAATGGGAACCCCTCCCCGCCACCAGTCCCCAGGCAGTCCTCCTGACTCCTTCTGGGGAACCCCTGACCTGCTCCCTAATCAGCCCGCGAGCCCACCGGCCCCCAAAGGATGCCCCATCCCAGCCTTCTCCGGGTTTCTCCGGAGCTCCACTCCCAGAGGCCCCCAACCGTGCCGGCAACCCCCTCCCCCGCTATACCCCATACCCGTGGGCGCGCTCCGCGCAGACCCCAGCTTGAGCGCCACCTATCTCTCCCTGAAAAGAGTTGGTCCCCACCTAGAAGAGGCCTCTCCCAGCCGAGCACTCTGGCTCCCCTCCGCCCCTCGCCCCGCGGCCGCCCGGGTTCCACCCGCACCCCTCCCCCGCCCAAGCAGACGCACCTGGTAAGGCTCATCCTGCATTCTGCGCAGCGCCAGGGCCTTAGCGCCCAGCGTGCCCACGATGCCATCCAGGGCCTCCGAGCTGTTCAGCCACTTCCTGCGCATCAGCTTGCTAAAGTGCGGCTGGGTGGGAAAGAGTGGGCAGAGGTTCGAGGCTCGCCTCCTTTCCACCCTCTTTCTTCACTTAGCAATTCAATATTTGTTCCCCAAACTGTGCTCCTGCACagtgctggggatacagcagtgCCAGAGACagtccagccctgcctccctggggCCTCACAGTCAAGAAGGGGAGACAGACCCATTTACAGGGGATTAGGAGATCCAGAGGAGAATGGCTGAGTCAGCATAGAGAgtcaaggagggcttcctggaggaggggtccCCAGAGATGAGACGCAGAAGATGGTCACTGTTAGCCAAGTGAGGAGTGGGAGAGGCAGTAGCTGAATCCAGAGGAGAGCCAGTGTGAAGAAGATTCAGATTTCAGATGGGCTTGCAGGTCAGAGGGCCAGAAAGGTCAGTGTGGCTGGCAAAACCATCTAGATAATTCACAGGCCCAATGCAAAGTGAAAATGCGAGACCTTTGTTCAAAAATGATTACTTAAAAGGCAGCAGAGTGTTAAACCAAGCTAAGGGCCAatctaagcagggaaaggagtcAGGGTTAGCAAGGAAGGGGAAGGTCATGTATGACTGCCCAGTAGACAGATGGGGCTGGCCAGGTGAACGGAGCAGAACACACAAGCCTCCCGGGCTGTGTGAGGATCTCCAGATTTCTCCTGAGGCTACTGGGGAGCCATGGAAGGTTCTGAGCAGGAGAGGGAACAGATCAGCTTTGTGCTTCACCGAGATGGCTGGGACGGGGTAAGACTGAGGCAGAAATGGGGGGTCTGGAAGGAGGCGGAAGGGATGAGGAGGAGGCAAGGAGAATACAGGTAGGAGATGCATAGGACGTAGTGGGTGGTCGCCTGTTGGGGGAGGGACGGGAGGCATCTGGATcctggaggtgggatggggaatgGGTCTGTCCCTGAGATGGAGGCTGAGAGGAGCGAGGGGAGATGCTGCTGTTGGGTGGACACTGGGAGCAGGAGGTCCCCAGACACCTTTGAGGTTGGTGTCCATGAGGGCCCGAAGCAGGATCCTATCCTATTCGGCCCTGCACCCCCTTCCTGCTTTCTCATCCCACAGTAGCCCAGTTTTCTGATCCTCCAAAAATGTGGGCTTTTGTTAGAAAGCAGGTATGAATCAAACGAGCTGTCACTCTTAGTACAACACTCGACTCAGGAAGTGTTGCTGATGCTATGAACTCTGTACATTTACGAAGATCACAATGATCAGTACCCGAGAGCTAAACACTTTATGGCTGCAAGCCCATTGCTTCCACACAGCCATCTGAGAAGGCTGtgctcattttccagatgagcaaACAGCAACCCCAAAGGGAAAGCCATTTGCCCAAGACCCCCTACCTGGAAGTGGTACCGCCAGGCCTGGAATAAAGACTGTACCTAATTCCTCCACCACACACACTTACTTTCATTCCCatacttgtccattgagtcattcaacaaacattctcTGAATCTTTCCTGCATGGCCCAGCCCTGCGTGGATCACTGGGAACACATCAGAGAACTCTTGGGGACACAGCGCAAAATGAGATACAGAACTCCAAGCGCGTGATCATCATAAGCCTTTGGGGGGAATCTGAATTCTGATTGATATGTGATGATATTAAGGACTGATTGTTCCATTTGTTAGGTAGGAGAGTGGCAgtgaattatgttttttttaaaaaggccggATTCCTTATCTTTTTGGAGATGCAGGTTGAAGTGCTGATGGATGATGACAGGATATCAAGGATGTGCTTTAAAAGAAACCAGTGGGCAGGAGAGGTAGGGGAAAGGTGGAGCTGATACTTGCTGGAGCTGGTCCACGGGAGGTCATTCTGCTGacttttgtgtatgtttgaaattttccattacAAGAAAGTTATTTTAGAAGCATTCCAACAAATCCTTGCCCTTGAGAAGCTAACATTCCAATGAGAGGAgacagattggaaaaaaaaaaaaaaaaaagcgaaggATATAGCATGGCAGGTAGTGATAAGTgctttggagacaaacagagcTTGGGGCGGGGGGGTGAGGGAGAGTCTCAGGGGGCTTCTATTTTAAATAGGACAGTCAGAGCAGGTCcttctgagaaggtgacatttgagtcaAAACTTGAAGGAGGTGAGCGAGGGAGCTCTGGGCCTGTTGAGGGAAGAGAAGTCCAGGCAGAGGGACCCACAGGTGCAAAAGTACTGAAGTTGGAATGTGTCTGACACGTTAAGGAGCAGCTGGCCTGGCGGGTGGATGTGGCTGGAGTGGAATAAGCAAGGAGGGAAGCGGgaggagatgaggtcagagggGGAATGGGCAGACCATCCAGGCCCTTGGGGGGCCACAGCGAGGACCTTGGCTTTTGCCCAGAGAGAGCTGGGAGCCATGGAGGGTTCTAAGCAGAGGTGGGACACAACCTGATATACAACGTGGACTGAGCACCAATTGCAAGCAGGGACACGCACAATGCTCAGTTCTGTTCCCCAGTGTTCCCACCAGCCGCCCACTCCTTCTGAACCTTGTCCCCTCTGCACATGTGCAGGAGCCCAGAGATGAGTAAATGGGGCTCTTGGAACTAGGAGAGGCTGGGCAGGGATTTGGGGAACCTCGGTGACGAGGAGCTCCACCCAGTCCCCAAGGCCCCTTCCTGCTGATGGCCATCTTCCCCCGACCACGtcctcctgcctcttccttcCTGCACCCCCTACCCCCCTAAACCACCCAGATATAGCTgttaccccaccccaccccctctgcTTCCCGAACACTGAGTCATGGGCTGAAAGGAGCTGCAGGATGAGGTGGGGGCGCCCCCTTAccctggccccaccccagcccacagccTCTCACCTGCAGCTCCTGGAACAGCAGGTCGGTCAGGATGCGGTGGCAGAGTCGGATCACGCGGTCCAGAGCGCTGGAGGCCGCTTCCCGGGCTGGCTCACTCTCGGGGGGGCCCACTCGGGCCAGGCGCTCCGCCAGAGCCCTGCAGGGATCCATGGAACCAAAAGTCACAGACCCAAACATCTCAGCCCAACTGTCTGGACCTGTCTCCCCTTAGACGGACCCTATTTTGTGGGTCACAGGGGTGACAGGTCAGAGGAGGAGCTGGTGGAAGTCAGGGGCTCTGGGGAGGGCCTGGGGTGAGAAATATCAGGGGATGTCTGGAGGGTTGGGGATTTGGGGGGCTCTGTGGACTGTCTGGGAGTCTAGGGGGATGTAGTGGGGAGGAAGCGGTCTCTCTGGGTCTCTTTGTCTTGGTGCTTTCTGGGTGAGAGTGGGGACGCCTCCATCCTAAAAGTCTGTGATTCTAAAGGACTATAATTCTAAAATTCTACCCTTCCCATCTTCTGTCATTGTAACAGTTGATGGCCATCTCCATCACTGAAAGGAGAATAACCCGGTTTGGAGGGCATTTGGGACTTTCTGCCCAAATTCCAGCAGACCCCCTTCTGAGAACATATCCCTGAGTCCCCAAACTTGTGCCAGGTTTTCCTCTACAAAAGGGTGGAGGCCACTGTCCACCCACTGCGGATAGATTAAATGAATGATGTCAGATCCAGACAGTGGACAACACTTCAGATATGAAAGAGGAATGTGGGAACTCTTCAGGTGCTCACAGAAAGACCGCCAAGGTGTAAAAGGGAAAAGGACAGAGTGTGTTCAGTATTCTACCATCTCTATTTTGGGGGGAGTcatccccccttttttttggctATGATGCAAGGCAtgtgcatgtgagatcttagttccccaccagggatcgaaatttcgtcccctgcagtggaagcacagagtcttaactgccagggaagtccctgtatttctttttttttttttttaagggaagaaaTAATATGTATGTACATAGTAATATATTTACTTGTGTATGTTTGAAatatgcatatgcacacacatctcTGCATATGCATGAAGCTTGCCTctgcatatatacatttatttacacATATTTACTGGAAAATGTATCAAAGAACCCTGCAAAGATATGGGAGACATTAGTAATAACTTGACCAGAGGAGTAACGGAGGGAAGCTTTTCATTGTATGCCCTATTGTATCTTGAATGCACTCCCGATTTTAAAAACTCACttaaaaataagtcaataaaagGGGAAgtaatataactgaatcactttgctgtacagcagaaattgacacaacattgtaaatcaactatacaagtaagacaaaaacattaaaaaaaatgtaattcctAGAGTCTGGCTTCTAGGTTCCTGGAATTCCAACACCCCCAGGTTTCCATTACTCTATAATCTAGAGGTGCTGTGGTTCTTTCTAGGACTCCCAGGTCGTAGGATTCTCAGGTCCCCTGTGTATGCCTCTCGGGGCCACCCCACCCAGGATCCAGGCACCCCAGTTGAGCTTGTCACCCTGGACTGGCATCTCCCCCATACCCTGTGGCTGCTCTCACCTCAGAGGGGGGCCACAGTTGACCAGGGAGATGGTCCTGCTGATGTAGGTGTCGGGTGGCAGCTCGCGGACTCCTGGGTTCTCATGGAATCGCTCCACGCGCTGCTGGAAGCTGGTGGGAGGAGAAATGGCAGACAGATGGAAGCACTGCAGGATAAGGGTCCCTGGCTGGGCAGTCAGCCCAGCAAAGCCTGTGATCCCTACAGAGGTGCCCCTTCCTGCCCATCTTGACTCGATTCACTTTCATCTGTCCTCTCTCTGTTGGATGCCGGGTCCAGATGCCCGCCCCCATCCGCAGTCCTCCGTACCTCTGCAGGAACTCCGCCAGCCCTCCTAGGCAGCAGTGGGCCATCCGCTCCCCGAACTCCTGGCTGATGCGGGGCGCTCGCTCTGTGTGCTCTTCCAGCAGCTGCATGGTCCGGGGTGAGGGGGTGTAAggagggggtgaggagggagCCAGGTCCCAGTGGCTCGCCCCAGCTGATTCGCCCTCTtcttccccgccccgccccgtacCTCACACACATCCTGGGCCAGGTTGCTGGACCAGTCCTCCGTGCTCCCCCAGTGCTCCCCATCCTCCTGCAGCACTCGAAGCAGGGCTGCCCGCGTctgagcctggaggagggcagaggcagGCGTCAGAAGCCCGCGAGCCTCTCCCACCGCAATCCCCATACCTTAGGCCCCAGCAGGTCCGGAGTCTACCTGTGAGCTCatcagggcaacactggagagaggGGCTGGCCCAGAAAACTGCCCCAGCCCTTTCCATTCCTAAGCCTACAGTTTGGCGCCTGATATTAAGAGTCTGTGGTTTTAAGGCACCCCCATCTAATAGGCAGAGGGCTTGAGGGTTTATTCTCTCATTATCTGATGATTCTAAGACTCTGCTCTCAGCTTCGGCAAAATAGTTCGCTCAGGGTTTCCCAATTCTGTGAGTCAAGAATTCCAAGAATCTGAGGTTCTCAGGTTTACACATCTCTGATTCTCTAGTCCTGCCCGGTCTTCAGTTCAGTGAGTATGAGTATCTAGACTTGTAAAGCTTCAAGTTTAGAATTGAACTAATTAGAATCAGAATTGCAACTAGAATTAGAGTTGCAAAGATTCTGACTTCTGTGGCTGAGGCAGGACTGGCTTTTTAGACCAGAAACACAGCTGCGGCTGGGATGGGTGTTTACAGCAGGACCATTCTGCTTAGCAGTAACTATGCCAATCATTAAGCATGTTTATTTACTAGCAGCCCTGCTTATATGCAaagatgtttttaatataaatttatttattttaattggaggctaattacaatattgtattggttttgccatacatcaacatgaatcctgcAAAGATGTTTCGATGCCCTCTTTCTGTGAGTCCTTGAGTCTGTGAGCTGAGGTCCTGTGACCAACTCTGTCTTGCTGTAAGATATGAAGTGTCCGAATATATTGAACCTTTACTGAGTGTTCCTATGCCTGGCTGGGTGCTTGAGATACACTGAACATGAGACAGAATGGATCAGTATGGGCTTACATTTCTCTCTTTTGGACAAAACTCAGAAGTCCATAAAGGGAAAAGGGAGATGGAAGTagggaaagggggaggggagaggccccCCAAGCCCAGTGTAACCCCCACCCCCCTCTGCAGAGTGCCTCCCGCTTCCAGATCACTAATGCCAAGTTCTGGGTACCTTCACGTCTGTGACACATTCATCCTCTAAGCCACGAAGGGTGCCGGGCGACAGAAGGGGCCCCAGCTCCCCGTTCTCCAGAGCAACCATGTCCACCAGACCCAGGACCTCTCTAGGAGTGGGGGAAAGAGGCAGGGGGTCTGTGAGAGCTGAGGCTGGACAACTGAACCCCTCCCCACACTCATTCCTTCACGCTCTCGCTCTCTGTGTTTGTGACCTGAGCCACTCCCTTCCTCCCTTGGGGCCAGCTTTGCTCATCCCTCAAAGGAAGTCTCTGGAATTGTTGCTCCCTTGGCTCCAGCTCTCTGAGTCAGCTCCCTGATGGATGGTGTCCGGGCAAGACTTGGAGGGATCAAGTCCAGACGTGAGGATCTGGCACGCAAGGTCTCACCCACCAGAGGTTCACAGGACAGAAGCTCCCTTCCACCTCCACCCCTAGTCCCTGTGGCCTCGCCTCGCCTGGTAGGCCTCCAGCGTCAGCCGTCACCCTTGGCTTCTGCCCTTCTGCATGCCCCGGCCTGTACCATGCCATCACTCTCACCACACTTCCCCActaacccccccacacacaccagcctTTGGCTCAGGGCATCCTCTCAGCCAGAAGCCCCATCTCCCTGAAAGTCAGACTTGACATCTCACATCCCAGGCTCCCTATTCTGCCTCCCCCTGTGACAGTTGGCATGTGAGCGTCATGAACAGATACTCCCAAATGGGATGTGGCTTGGGGGTAACTGTTGCCTTACTATTCTTCTGGTGTCAGCACCCTGATTTTGATGAGGAACCACCCACTCCCTCTCCTTCCAGTGTGTGGCTTGGGTGTGGCTGATCCCTTTTCCCTGGAGCCCCTAGTGACCCAGTTATTGCTAATAATATTATTCCATCCTCTGGCCACAAGAATGGAATGTTTTAAAGTCCAAAGCCTCGATGGTTATAAAATTCTTGGACTGGAGGTGTCAATGGTACTCAGGTTCTAGATGCTAAGATTATAGAATTCAAGAGGCTAAAACTGTGAAGGATCAACAGTGTCAAAGTTCTAGGATCCAAAGAGGGGATAGGGAATTTccgagtggtctagtggttaggactctgagctttcactgctgagggcgggttcagtccctggtcagggaattaagatcccacaagccttacATGGCAGACCAGAAAAAAAAGCTAAGGTATAGGACTCAAAAGGCTCATCAGCGCCAAGGTTCTAGAATTGAAAATGTCATCAATTCTAAAGTTCTAAGATTGGAAGAGTCATCCGCGCTAGTGCCCTAGGGTTGAAGGCTAGAGCGCTGTATGGGTTCTAGAATTCTAAGGGTCAACAGTGCCAAGATTTCAGCAGGACAAGCGTCACTGGTGCTAAGATTCTCGGATTAGAAGGGTGGGCGGTGCTAAAACTCTAAGAGTGCAAGTGTTGAGGATTCTAAGGTTCGTGTATGGTGCTACGATCAGAGGCTTCCTGTTGCTGAGTTCTAGCCTGGAAAGCGTGCTGAGCCGTAAGACTCGAACTGTAAATGTCACCAGCGCCGAGTCTGGAAGGGTCAAAGACGTTCAAGTTCTAGGATTGAAAGTCCAGGGTCCTTAGGATCTGAGAAGGCCGGGACTGGacggggtggagggaggggcgtTCTACGGACTTCGGGCAGCTGGTCGCTGGTCCGCAGCTCACCTGGGGTACACCTGGTTGTGCCAGTGCAGCAGCGCGTAGCGGTCCGCCAGCGGCAGCCTCCGGCGGGCGGCGGCCCCGATCCACTCGGCCAGCGCGCCGTGGTAGCCGCGCAGGTAGATTCCGAAGGCGCCCAGGCCGGCTGGGTAGGAGGGCGCCAGGCGGCCCCGCACGACGCCCATGTCCTCCAGCAGCCGTCCCCGCAGCGCCTCCAGCTGCCCGGCCAGGCCCCCGGGCGCCCCGGGCGCCGCCGCCTCTAAGCGCTCCCGGGCCGCGCGCGCCACCGCCTCGGCCCAGCGGGCGCGCAGCTTGCGGGCAGCCTCGGGTCCCCGGCGCCCGTCGGCCGCCTCCTCCTGCACCAACACCTGGCCCAGCTGCGCCACGGCGCCCGCCCCGGAGCCCGCGCCCAGCCCGGGGCCCGCCAGCGTCTCGCGCACCAGCGCCCACATCTCGCGCTGCAGGGCCTCGTACAGCAGAGCCACGTCCCGTGCCCGGCGGCCGCCGCCCGCGCCCTCGGCCTTGGGCGGCCCGGGCGCGCCGCCCCCCGACGATGCCAGCTCTTCGGCCTCTAGCTCCAAGATGTGCTCGTCGGCCCGCGCCAGCTCACGCTGCTGGATCAAGCTCAGGATCTCCAACACTGTGGGCGCAAAGTGGGCGATCAGGGGCTGGAAGACGGGGCGGAAGGGGGCGAAGAATGGGACAAGGTGGGAGGCGAGGGGGAGAAGGTTCGGggtggtgagggggtgggggcagaggtggaggaggaggtcaAGGGAGGAAGGTGAGGAGAATGGAGAGAATGAGGAGAGGGGTCAGGacttggggaggggaggatgggggaCAGGGGatgaaggaggcagagagagagagtcaggaaaaaggagacaggagagggttggggagggaagaaggggttTGGTGATGGGAGAGGGAGTCTCCATGTGGGAAGGAGGTCAAAAGACTAGAGGGTGTCTAATTAGGAGGAAGATAAGATGGGGGAGTCAGAGTAAGATGGGGGCAGGGGTTGAGGAAGAAGCAAAGGACTAGGGCTTGGGGAAGAGAGTATCAGGGGTGGGTCAGGATGTGGGGAGGAGTTGGGGAGCTGAGGGCGGACAGGATAGAAAACGTGcaccaagatttttttaaaaggcatcagaGAAAGTGGAGAGGCTGAGGGAGGGC
The genomic region above belongs to Budorcas taxicolor isolate Tak-1 chromosome 18, Takin1.1, whole genome shotgun sequence and contains:
- the EXOC3L2 gene encoding exocyst complex component 3-like protein 2 encodes the protein MPILKSLGMADSKVPRAGTLPLRSSRNPFEEVSGLEEEEAAELGALPNGTSCRRRATLEKLAGLSPFRLGKTPGRQAGSPRDGQPRSFLGRVLLPGIRRSSADFGLLARLQGSRAQGDEEAAGEAARRLAFLRLGRGPKPLRASLAERVVPAGEAAPEPPPKVPEPPKVKEPLSVLEILSLIQQRELARADEHILELEAEELASSGGGAPGPPKAEGAGGGRRARDVALLYEALQREMWALVRETLAGPGLGAGSGAGAVAQLGQVLVQEEAADGRRGPEAARKLRARWAEAVARAARERLEAAAPGAPGGLAGQLEALRGRLLEDMGVVRGRLAPSYPAGLGAFGIYLRGYHGALAEWIGAAARRRLPLADRYALLHWHNQVYPREVLGLVDMVALENGELGPLLSPGTLRGLEDECVTDVKAQTRAALLRVLQEDGEHWGSTEDWSSNLAQDVCELLEEHTERAPRISQEFGERMAHCCLGGLAEFLQSFQQRVERFHENPGVRELPPDTYISRTISLVNCGPPLRALAERLARVGPPESEPAREAASSALDRVIRLCHRILTDLLFQELQPHFSKLMRRKWLNSSEALDGIVGTLGAKALALRRMQDEPYQALVAELHRRALVEYVRPLFRGRLRCGSARTRSRVAGRLREDAAQLERLFRRLESQASWLDAVVPRLAEVLRLEDTPSIQMEVGVLVRDYPDIRQKHVATLLDIRGLRHTAARQEILAVTRDLELCEVAALSPPRDRAFFADIPVPRPPVCLSLPLFLGRLTLSRLACLPWPRPPAPSPLRRPQARR